CACCGCCTGTCGCCCGAGCTGCTCGAGCGGGTGCGGGCGAAGTTCGAGTCGCACCTGGGCGAAGACGGCGCCCGTTTCCTGGCGCCGTTCCGGGTCGACCTGCTGCGCAAGGCCTGAAGCCGGCCTTGCCTACTCTACCGCCTTGACCATCGACTCGATGACCTTCTTGGCGTCGCCGAACACCATCATGGTGTTCGGCTGGTAGAACAAGTCGTTGTCCAGGCCCGCGTAGCCGGATGCCATCGAACGCTTGTTGACGATGATGCTCTTGGCCTTGTAGGCCTCCAGGATCGGCATGCCGGCGATCGGCGATTTCGGGTCCTTGGCGGCCGGGTTCACCACGTCGTTCGCGCCCAGCACCAGCACCACGTCGGTCTGGCCGAACTCGCCGTTGATGTCTTCCATCTCCACCACCTGGTCGTAGGGCACCTCGGCCTCGGCCAGCAGCACGTTCATGTGGCCCGGCATGCGGCCCGCCACCGGGTGGATCGCGTAGCGCACCGTCACGCCGTGTTCGGTCAGCTTGTCGACCAGTTCCTTCACCGTATGCTGGGCGCGCGCCACCGCCAGGCCGTAGCCCGGGACGATGATCACGGATTCCGCATTCTGCAGGATGAAGGCGGCGTCTTCCGGCGAGCCGGCCTTGACGGGACGCTGTTCCTTCGCGCCGCCCGTGTCCGCTGCCGCCGCCTCGCCGCCGAAGCCGCCCAGGATCACGTTGAAGAAGGAGCGGTTCATCGCCTTGCACATGATGTACGAGAGGATCGCGCCGCTCGAGCCGACCAGCGAGCCGGCGATGATCAGCATCGAGTTGTTCAGCGAGAAGCCGATGCCGGCCGCCGCCCAGCCCGAGTAGGAGTTCAGCATCGACACCACCACCGGCATGTCGGCGCCGCCGATCGGGATGATGATCAACACGCCTAATACGAAGGACAGCGCCGCCATCACGATGTAGGGCGTCCACGCAGGCGCGGCGCCATCCGAGAAGCAGAACACCAGGCCCAGCGCGATGATGGCGATCGCCACCAGCAGGTTGATCAGGTGCTGGCCCGGGTAGCGCACCGGCGCGCCCTGGAACAGGCGGAACTTGTACTTGCCGGCCAGCTTGCCGAAGGCGATGACGGAACCCGAGAAGGTCACGGCGCCGACGAAGGTGCCGATGAACAGCTCCAGCCGGTTACCGAAAGGGAGCGCGGCGCCGCGGGCGGCGATGTTGAAGGCCCAGGGTTCGGACACGGCGGCGATCGCGATGCACACCGCCGCCAGGCCGATCAGGGAGTGCATGGCCGCCACCAGCTCCGGCATCTTGGTCATCTCGACCCGGCGCGCGGCGATGGCGCCGATTGCGCCCCCCACCACGACGCCCAGCAGCACCAGTCCGAAACCCATGCCGCCGGTCCGGATCTGTTCCTGCAGCTTGAGCATCAGGGCGATCGTCGTGAGCACCGCGATCGCCATCCCGCTCATGCCGAACACGTTGCCCATGCGCGCACTCGACGGCGAGGACAAGCCTTTCAGGGCCTGGATGAAGCAGACCGAGGCCACCAGGTAGAGCAGCGTGACCACATTCATGCTGATCATGTTCATGCGGTCTCCTTCGCGCCGATACCGTTCCCGGTCTTTTCGCCCGCGACGGCCTTGTTCGCCTTCGGCTCCTTCTTCTTGAACATCTCCAGCATGCGCTGGGTGACCAGGAAGCCGCCGAACACGTTGACGGCCGCCAGCGCGACGGCGATGGTGCCCGCGACCTGGCCGGTGATGCCCTCGGTCAGGCCGGCCGCCAGCATGGCGCCGACGATGATGATGGCCGACACCGCATTCGTCACCGCCATCAGCGGCGTGTGCAGGGCCGGGGTGACGGTCCACACCACGTGGTAGCCGACGTAGATCGCCAGCACGAAGATGATCAGGTTGATGATCGTGTGACTGATTTCCATGTTTTCGCTCCTATTTGCGCAATACTTCGCCGTCGGTGCAGACCAGCACCGCGCGCACGATCTCGTCCTCGCGGTCGATCGCCAGCTTGCCTTCCTTGTCGACGATGAGCTTGAGGAAATCGAGCACGTTGCGGGCGTACAGGGCCGAGGCGTCGGCCGCGACCAGGGCCGGCAGGTTGGGCTCGCCGATGATGGTGACGCCATGCCTGTTCACGGTCTTGCCCAGTTCCGTCAGCGGGCAGTTGCCGCCCTGCTCGATCGCCATGTCGACGATCACCGAACCCGGCTTCATGGCGCGCACGGTGTCTTCCGAGATCAGTACCGGCGCCTTGCGGCCTGGGATCAGCGCGGTGGTGATGACGATGTCGGCGAGTCTGGCGCGCTCGTGCACCAGCTCGGCCTGGCGGCGCATCCAGTCGGCCGGCATCGGCCGCGCATAGCCGCCCGCGCCTTGCGCGATTTCCTTTTCCTCGTCGGTCAGGAAAGGCACGTCGATGAACTTGGCGCCCAGCGATTCGACCTGCTCCTTGACCGGCGGACGCACGTCGGAGGCCTCGATCACGGCGCCCAGGCGCTTGGCGGTGGCGATCGCCTGCAGGCCGGCCACGCCGACCCCCATGATCAGCACGCGCGCGGCCTTCACGGTGCCGGCGGCCGTCATCAGCATCGGCATGAAGCGCTGATAGGCGTTTGCGGCCAGCATCACGGCTTTATACCCGGCGATGTTCGCCTGCGAGGACAGCACGTCCATCGACTGCGCGCGGGTGATGCGCGGCGCGGCTTCCAGGGCGAAGGCGACGAGGCGCTTGTCGGCCATCGCGGCGTTGTTCTCGAGATCGAAGGGGTTCAGCATGCCGACCAGGACGGCGCCGGGCTGCATCAGGTAGCGCTCGTCGGCGTTCGGGGCACGCACCTTCAGCACCATCTCGGCGC
This window of the Massilia sp. WG5 genome carries:
- a CDS encoding NAD(P)(+) transhydrogenase (Re/Si-specific) subunit beta yields the protein MNMISMNVVTLLYLVASVCFIQALKGLSSPSSARMGNVFGMSGMAIAVLTTIALMLKLQEQIRTGGMGFGLVLLGVVVGGAIGAIAARRVEMTKMPELVAAMHSLIGLAAVCIAIAAVSEPWAFNIAARGAALPFGNRLELFIGTFVGAVTFSGSVIAFGKLAGKYKFRLFQGAPVRYPGQHLINLLVAIAIIALGLVFCFSDGAAPAWTPYIVMAALSFVLGVLIIIPIGGADMPVVVSMLNSYSGWAAAGIGFSLNNSMLIIAGSLVGSSGAILSYIMCKAMNRSFFNVILGGFGGEAAAADTGGAKEQRPVKAGSPEDAAFILQNAESVIIVPGYGLAVARAQHTVKELVDKLTEHGVTVRYAIHPVAGRMPGHMNVLLAEAEVPYDQVVEMEDINGEFGQTDVVLVLGANDVVNPAAKDPKSPIAGMPILEAYKAKSIIVNKRSMASGYAGLDNDLFYQPNTMMVFGDAKKVIESMVKAVE
- a CDS encoding NAD(P) transhydrogenase subunit alpha; this translates as MEISHTIINLIIFVLAIYVGYHVVWTVTPALHTPLMAVTNAVSAIIIVGAMLAAGLTEGITGQVAGTIAVALAAVNVFGGFLVTQRMLEMFKKKEPKANKAVAGEKTGNGIGAKETA
- a CDS encoding Re/Si-specific NAD(P)(+) transhydrogenase subunit alpha; this encodes MKIGVPAESRPGETRVAATPETVKKLAVQHDVIVQSGAGLHASVPDEAYVAAGARIGSAQDAFGAEMVLKVRAPNADERYLMQPGAVLVGMLNPFDLENNAAMADKRLVAFALEAAPRITRAQSMDVLSSQANIAGYKAVMLAANAYQRFMPMLMTAAGTVKAARVLIMGVGVAGLQAIATAKRLGAVIEASDVRPPVKEQVESLGAKFIDVPFLTDEEKEIAQGAGGYARPMPADWMRRQAELVHERARLADIVITTALIPGRKAPVLISEDTVRAMKPGSVIVDMAIEQGGNCPLTELGKTVNRHGVTIIGEPNLPALVAADASALYARNVLDFLKLIVDKEGKLAIDREDEIVRAVLVCTDGEVLRK